A single Aquipuribacter hungaricus DNA region contains:
- a CDS encoding ATP-binding protein codes for MVRTMSFNLQLVLLQTGIVLLTLAVGGLVAVQLQQQQIRDGYRQQVLTVATSTATLPSVVDAYDDEDPTATLQPLAELIRQASDMTFVVLTDAEGIRLTHPDPSRIGQAASTDPSSTLAGEVFVGTETGTLGESLRAKVPVRDATGRVIGAASVGILEAELDAALREDVPVLVVWLGGAAAVGVVLSVLVARMVRRRTHGLEPREIEQLLQAREAILHGVREGVVAVDADRVVLANEQSVRLLGLDADPTGARAADALDPAVLTLLAADEHAVDALVLVGERLLLANRSDAVVGGRPVARVLSLRDRTEVSEALRELDGQRSLTATLRAQAHEFANSLHVVQGLIDLGRPEDARAFIDRVGGGGDLVPGDGLSRLGDSAVAALLLAKAATARERGSRVRLDPASRVDRGDDDVLTAVGNLVDNALDAGGSGTTVEVLVVVDGAGSVVRVDDDGPGVAAEDRDRVFEVGVTTKPGGATGRGIGLALVRRAAGRRGGSAVVGVSPAG; via the coding sequence GTGGTCCGGACGATGTCGTTCAACCTGCAGCTCGTGCTGCTGCAGACGGGCATCGTGCTGCTCACCCTCGCCGTCGGCGGCCTGGTCGCCGTGCAGCTGCAGCAGCAGCAGATCCGCGACGGCTACCGCCAGCAGGTGCTCACCGTGGCGACGTCGACCGCGACCCTGCCCAGCGTCGTCGACGCCTACGACGACGAGGACCCGACCGCCACCCTGCAGCCGCTCGCCGAGCTCATCCGGCAGGCCTCCGACATGACGTTCGTCGTGCTCACCGACGCCGAGGGGATCCGCCTCACCCACCCGGACCCGTCCCGGATCGGCCAGGCCGCCTCCACGGACCCGAGCAGCACGCTGGCGGGGGAGGTGTTCGTCGGCACGGAGACCGGCACGCTGGGGGAGTCCCTGCGCGCCAAGGTCCCGGTCCGCGACGCGACGGGCCGGGTGATCGGCGCCGCGAGCGTGGGCATCCTCGAGGCCGAGCTCGACGCCGCCCTCCGCGAGGACGTGCCGGTCCTCGTGGTGTGGCTCGGCGGGGCGGCCGCGGTCGGCGTCGTGCTGTCCGTGCTCGTCGCCCGGATGGTCCGCCGGCGCACCCACGGCCTGGAGCCGCGCGAGATCGAGCAGCTGCTGCAGGCCCGCGAGGCCATCCTCCACGGCGTCCGCGAGGGGGTCGTCGCCGTGGACGCCGACCGCGTCGTCCTGGCCAACGAGCAGTCGGTCCGCCTGCTCGGCCTGGACGCCGACCCCACGGGCGCCCGCGCGGCGGACGCGCTCGACCCGGCCGTGCTCACCCTGCTCGCGGCGGACGAGCACGCCGTCGACGCGCTCGTGCTCGTCGGGGAGCGGCTGCTGCTGGCCAACCGCAGCGACGCCGTCGTCGGCGGGCGGCCGGTCGCCCGCGTGCTGTCCCTGCGCGACCGGACCGAGGTGTCGGAGGCGCTGCGGGAGCTCGACGGGCAGCGCAGCCTCACCGCGACGCTGCGGGCGCAGGCGCACGAGTTCGCCAACTCCCTGCACGTGGTCCAGGGGCTCATCGACCTCGGCCGGCCCGAGGACGCCCGCGCGTTCATCGACCGGGTGGGCGGCGGCGGCGACCTGGTGCCCGGCGACGGCCTGTCCCGCCTGGGCGACAGCGCCGTGGCCGCGCTCCTGCTGGCCAAGGCGGCGACGGCGCGGGAGCGCGGCTCCCGGGTGCGCCTGGACCCCGCGAGCCGGGTCGACCGCGGCGACGACGACGTGCTCACCGCCGTCGGCAACCTCGTCGACAACGCGCTGGACGCCGGCGGGTCGGGGACCACGGTGGAGGTGCTCGTCGTCGTCGACGGCGCCGGGTCGGTCGTCCGGGTGGACGACGACGGGCCGGGCGTGGCGGCCGAGGACCGGGACCGGGTGTTCGAGGTCGGCGTGACGACCAAGCCGGGCGGGGCGACCGGCCGGGGCATCGGCCTGGCGCTGGTCCGGCGGGCCGCCGGGCGCCGGGGCGGCTCCGCGGTGGTGGGCGTCTCCCCGGCGGG
- a CDS encoding Bug family tripartite tricarboxylate transporter substrate binding protein: protein MRTTTLPRSTTRGATRRRVLALALGGVVVATAACGGSSSGGEAAPAEGSDAPAQAAEPIDRLQLMAPADPGGGWDQSARAFAEAVEGSGAAGATQVSNVPGAGGTVGLADLATERSEEFLMVMGLVMVGAVETNQSQATLEDATPIARLTAEDLVLVVPADSDYQSVEDLVSDVEERGQEVAIAGGSAGGADHILAGLLLQAGDVPVENLNYVPYSGGGESLAALLGGQVAAGISGVGEYSEQIEAGALRALATSGAEPVDSLTDVPTLTDEGYDVELSNWRGVVAPPGISDSGRERLLGLVEEVHASEQWQEQLETRGWEDTYLPGEEFETFLGEEQTRVRGVLEDIGLVG, encoded by the coding sequence ATGCGCACGACCACCCTTCCCCGCTCCACCACCCGGGGCGCGACCCGCCGCCGGGTGCTCGCGCTGGCCCTCGGCGGCGTCGTCGTCGCGACGGCCGCGTGCGGCGGCAGCAGCAGCGGCGGCGAGGCCGCCCCCGCCGAGGGCTCCGACGCCCCCGCCCAGGCCGCCGAGCCGATCGACCGCCTCCAGCTCATGGCCCCGGCCGACCCGGGCGGCGGCTGGGACCAGAGCGCCCGCGCCTTCGCCGAGGCCGTCGAGGGCTCCGGCGCCGCCGGCGCCACCCAGGTGAGCAACGTCCCCGGCGCGGGCGGGACGGTCGGCCTCGCCGACCTGGCCACCGAGCGCAGCGAGGAGTTCCTCATGGTCATGGGCCTGGTGATGGTCGGCGCGGTCGAGACCAACCAGTCGCAGGCGACCCTGGAGGACGCCACCCCGATCGCCCGGCTCACGGCCGAGGACCTCGTCCTCGTCGTCCCCGCCGACAGCGACTACCAGAGCGTCGAGGACCTCGTCAGCGACGTCGAGGAGCGCGGCCAGGAGGTCGCCATCGCCGGTGGCTCGGCCGGCGGCGCCGACCACATCCTCGCGGGGCTGCTGCTGCAGGCCGGCGACGTGCCGGTCGAGAACCTCAACTACGTGCCCTACTCCGGCGGCGGCGAGTCCCTCGCGGCGCTGCTGGGCGGCCAGGTCGCCGCCGGGATCTCCGGCGTCGGCGAGTACTCCGAGCAGATCGAGGCCGGGGCGCTGCGCGCGCTCGCGACCTCCGGCGCCGAGCCGGTGGACAGCCTCACCGACGTGCCCACCCTCACCGACGAGGGCTACGACGTGGAGCTGAGCAACTGGCGCGGCGTCGTCGCCCCTCCCGGGATCAGCGACTCCGGCCGCGAGCGCCTGCTCGGCCTCGTCGAGGAGGTCCACGCCTCCGAGCAGTGGCAGGAGCAGCTGGAGACCCGCGGCTGGGAGGACACCTACCTGCCCGGGGAGGAGTTCGAGACGTTCCTCGGCGAGGAGCAGACCCGCGTGCGCGGCGTCCTCGAGGACATCGGGCTCGTCGGGTGA